Part of the Tetragenococcus koreensis genome, ACCTTCAGATGGTAAGCGAGTTTTGGTAGATCGTATGTGGCCCAGAGGCATTAAAAAGGAAAAATTGCAGCTGGCATTATGGGAAAAAGAAATTGCTCCAACAAATGAGTTACGAAAAGAATTTGGTCATGACCCCGAGAAGTTTTCTTGGTTTCAAAAAGAGTATAAAAAAGAATTGGACAATAATGATAATACTCAAGATTTTGTTAACCAAATTGCTGAATGGCTGAAAGAAGATAACGTGACATTAATCTATGGCGCTAAAGATAAAGAAGATAATCAAGCTGTGGTTTTAAAAGATTATTTATCAGAAAAGATAGGAAATAAATGAAAAACTACGAGATAAACGAAACTAAAGAAATACCATTTGAACAATTATTTCATTTGTATCAAAGTGCAGGTGGGACTGATTATACTAAAGAGCCAGAAAAACTTACAGAGGGCGTAAAACATTCTTTGAAAGTTCTCACTGCTTAGGGCGACGAGTAGCTTTTTATCGTTTTGATTAAATGGAACAATGGTTAATAAAAAAATTAACTCTCAGGACTTGCAAATTTTTTTGAGAAGTGGTTAAATGAAGTCATAATTGATTGATGAAAAAGATAACCGAACTTGTGCGTCTTTTATAAGAGAGGAAAAGCCAGGCTGAAACTTTTCTAAAAGCAACCCGAGTACGGACCACTTTTGAAACCTTTGTTGAAACAAAGGCGGTCGTCCCGTTATAGCGAATGAGGAATACAATCTTTGTATTTAAATTTAGGTGGAACCGCGAGTAAAGTCGTCCTAGTATTATGATCATAATACTAGGACTTTTTTGTGCGCTCGGCATGGGCGATAACTTGGTGGTGAAAGTCCACTACAGGCTTGGCAGTAGGAACTGTTAGCCAAAAGCAAGGGTGTCCATCGCGAGGTGGAATCTGAAGGAAGCTGGAGGCAAACACTCGCACTGACGAACAGGAACTTCATAAGAAGGCTGGATTGGGACGGATGAGCTTGCAAAACAAAGCAAAGTCCGATACTGCCCGAATCCTATCCAGTAAATGAAGCAGTGAGATGAGTGGAAGGTGATCGCGCCTTACCCGAGGAGGTCTATCGAGCGAATGCAATCAATCGTAGTAACAACGAATCGATAGAAGTCAGCCGAGGTCATAGTAGTATCTTACGATACGAAGGACTGAACAATAATAACTTTGAAGTAAACAAGGAGGTGGATGTGCTCACCAGGACCGCAGCCAATACCGTGGTAAAGACCGAGAGGTAGCTCACTCATGGAGGGATAAGCTGGAAGCAAAAGAGGAAATGAGGAGCGCGTAAGGGAGCACGACAATCAAATGAAGAACCAAAGTGGCTATCCATTAATGGACGAACTCGTAAGTTCGATGAATATTGATCGAGCCATCGAGAAAGTAAAGAAGAACAAAGGAGCACCAGGCATCGATGAGATGACCGTATTTGAAATCAAGGAACATCTAAACAAATACCGACAACCTTTTGTTCAAAAACTGAAAGAAGGGACTTATCGTCCTCAGCCCACCAAACGGGTAGAGATTGATAAGAAAGACGGCAAGAAACGAAAGTTGAGTATTCCTGTCGTACGAGACCGCGTGGTACAACAGATGATTTTACAAGTCATTACCCTTTGATCGACCCGACCTTTTCTAAAAACAGTTATGGATTTAGACCTGGAAAGAATTGCCAACAGGCAATCGATCAAGCAGGAAAATATTATGAAGAAGGCTACAATGTGGTCGTGGATTGTGACTTAAAAAGTTATTTCGACACCATCAATCATCAGAAACTAATGCATCGTATGCAATGGTATATCGCTGATAAAGAAATCCTTCAATTAATCTGGAATTTTCTCAATGCGGGCGTACTAGACGGGGAAATTATCCGTTCTACACCTCAAGGAGCCCAACAGGGCAGCCCCTTATCTCCACTTTTAGCCAACGTCTATCTTGACCAACTAGATAAGGAACTCGAAAAGAGAGGGCATCGTTTTATCCGCTACGCCGACGATTTTATCGTGCTAGTACAAAGTGAACGAGCCGCCCAAAGGGTTCAAGAAAGTGTCACCCAGTTCCTGGAAGGAAAGTTACGACTCACGGTAAACCAAGAGAAGAGCCAAATTGTAAAGGCGCATCAATTGGAATACCTCGGATTCCGTCTGAGGAAAGATAAGGGAAAGTAAAGAGCCGGCCCACAGCGTCGGCCAAACAAAAGTTCAAGAGACAGTTAAAGAAACTGACCAATCGGAAAAGATCGGGAAGCCTAGACGAAATTATCTCATCGATCAATCAATATACGCAAGGTTGGATTAACTATTATAAGAAAGGGGAACTAAAGGCTTTCTTAGCGAAACAAATGACCCACTTACGTAGAAGATTGCGCGCCCTTATTTGGAAAAGATGGAAGAAAGTGTCAACAAAATATCGACAACTGAAAGCAAGAGGGGCTTCTCACAGAGAAGCCATGACTTATGCAAATAGTCGAAAATCGTATTGGCGTATTTCCGAGTCTAAACTACTCCACCGAATCTTTACGAAAGAAAAATTCAAACAATGGAAACTCAAGGATTTCAATGAAATCCTTGAGAAATAAGCTTAAATTATTGAACCGCCGTATACGGAACCGTACGTACGGTGGTGTGAGAGGACGATGAATGAAATAATCATTCATCTCCTACTCGATTATTGCAAAATAAACAGAATACGCAATAAATCATCTTTTTCATCAATCAAATAAATATCAGGAGGAAATAATATGTTAAAAATCACTTTTCCAGATGGCTCTGTAAAAGAACTAGAAGCTGGGACTACACCCAAAGATATTGCTGAGGGTATCAGTAAAAGTTTGGCTAAAAAAGCACTAGCCGGAAAATTCAATGACCAACTGATTGATTTGGATCGTCCGATTCATGAAGATGGGGCAATTGAAATTGTTACACCCGATCATGAAGATGCTTTAGGAATTCTACGTCATTCAGCGGCACATTTGATGGCAAATGCTATGCGTCGCCTATATCCCAATATCCACTTTGGAGTAGGCCCAGCCATTGAAACGGGATTTTATTATGATACAGATAATGGCGAAAGTCCAGTAACTGCAGAAGACTTACCTGCGATTGAAGCAGAAATGATGAAAATTGTGAAAGAAAATAACCCAATTAATCGCAAAGTATTAACAAAAGAAGAAGCACTTGATCTTTTTTCAGATGATCCTTATAAAGTAGAATTGATCAACGATATGCCAGAAGACGAACAAATCACGGCTTATGAACAAGGTGATTTTGTCGATTTATGTCGGGGCCCTCACGTTCCTTCAACAGGGCGTATTCAAATATTTAAATTGCTTTCTGTGGCTGGAGCTTATTGGCGCGGCAATTCAGATAATCAAATGATGCAACGTGTCTATGGTACAGCTTTCTTTGACAAAAAAGATTTGAAAACTTTTATTAAAGAAAGAGAAGAGGCTAAAGAACGCGACCACCGTAAATTAGGTAAAGAACTTGGTTTATTTATGTTATCCCCTGAAGTCGGTTCAGGCTTGCCGTTTTGGCTACCAAAAGGGGCTACCATTCGCCGGATTATTGAACGCTATATTGTTGATAAAGAAGTAAGCTTAGGCTATCAGCATGTGTATACGCCCATCATGGCCAACGTTGACTTTTATAAAAAGTCAGGGCACTGGGATCACTACCATGAAGATATGTTCCCACCGATGGACATGGGCGATGGTGAAATGCTTGTTTTGCGCCCAATGAACTGTCCTCATCATATGATGGTTTACAAAAATGACATTCATTCTTATCGCGAATTACCGATTCGTATTGCAGAATTGGGTCAAATGCATCGCTATGAAAAATCTGGTGCATTGTCTGGTTTGCAACGTGTTCGTGAAATGACTTTAAATGACGGTCATACTTTTGTACGTCCGGACCAAATCAAGGAAGAATTCAAACGGACATTAGAATTGATGACCGCAGTATATAAGGACTTCAATGTGAATGATTATCGTTTTCGTTTAAGCTATCGTGACCCTAACGATAAAGAAAAATATTTTGATGATGACCAAATGTGGGAACATGCGCAGTTTGTTTTAAAAGAAGCACTAGACGAATTGGGCGTACAATACTACGAAGCAGAAGGTGAAGCGGCCTTTTATGGTCCTAAATTAGACGTTCAAGTAAAAACAGCTTTAGGGATGGAAGAAACATTATCAACTATCCAACTAGATTTCTTGTTGCCAGAACGTTTTGATTTGACTTACGTAGGCGAAGATGGTGAAAATACGCATCGTCCAGTTGTCATTCACCGCGGAATCGTCTCGACGATGGAACGTTTTGTTGCTCATTTGACTGAAGTATATAAAGGGGCCTTCCCCACTTGGTTAGCGCCTATCCAAGCAACAATTATCCCAGTTTCCGTTGATTTACATGCTGATTACGCTTATGAAATCAAAGGCCGTTTACAAGAAAAAGGGATTCGGGTTGAAGTAGATGACCGCAATGAAAAAATGGGTTATAAAATTCGCGCATCACAAACACAAAAGATTCCTTATCAAATTGTCGTAGGTGATAATGAAATGGAAGAAGCTACTGTGAATGTGCGTCGCTACGGTAGTAAAGAAACAGAGGTTCAATCGACAAATATGTTTATTGACTCAATTGTTGCTGATGTAAATAATTACAGCAGAGTATAATGAAGAGGTTGAGGTTTCAGGGGAGTTTTGCTGGAATCTCGGCTTTTTTTCGTGAAATTTTGTGACTTCATCTTGCCTTTAGCAAAAATAAAATCAATTAAACAATAATAACGTTAGTATTTGATTAAAAAGTTGTATAGCAACGTTTTTCTTATGAAAAGTACAGAAAACTTGAGTTTATGCAAATTATGTGCTATATTAGGACAAGTATTGATACTAGAGGTGAGTGAGGGCAGAATTTTCCCCTCACTCTTTTTATGGAAAGAAGTTTTTTTACAATTAATTAAAGGAGGGGATAACTGTTGAGTGCAGTCGTTGATACTGTAAAAGATTTGGTGATGCCCGTGTTAGAAGAAAATAATTTCGAACTGGTTGACCTAGAATTTGTAAAAGAAGGAAAAAGTTGGTATCTCCGTGTTTTTATTGATAAAGAAGGCGGCATCGATATCGAAGAATGTGCTTATGTTAGTGAGTATCTAAGTGATAAATTGGATAATGCGGACCCAGATCCGATTCCACAGGCATATTTCTTAGAAGTTTCTTCTCCTGGAGCTGAACGTCCCTTAAAAAATGAAGAAGATTATCAAAAAGCACTTGGAGATTATATCCATGTCTCTTTATATGAACCTCTTGATAACCAAAAACAATATGAAGGCTTTTTACAATCAGTTGATGATCAACATCTTGTTTTAAAGATCCGCATCAAAACGAGAGAAAAAGAGATAACGATCGACCGCAAGAAAATTGCGAAGGCCCGTTTAGCTGTTCAAATATAAATACGGAGGAATCAAAGATAATGAGTAAAGAAATGTTAACTGCGTTGGACGCATTGGAAGCAGAAAAAGGAGTTTCTAAAGCTATTGTAATTGAAGCGCTAGAAGCAGCTTTAATTTCAGCTTACAAACGTCACTATGGACAATCGCAAAACGTGGAAGTGGATTTCGATGAAAACAAAGGCGACATTCATATCTTCGCGGTAAAAGAAGTTACTGATGAAGTGATGGATTCACAATTAGAAATTTCATTAAAAGATGCTACTGCGATTAATCCAGCATATGAAGTTGGGGACAAGATTCGTTTTGAAGTGACGCCTAATGATTTTGGTCGCATTGCGGCACAAACTGCTAAACAAGTCATATTACAACGTGTTAGAGAAGCAGAACGTTCAATCATTTATGATGAGTTTTCTGCTTATGAAAATGACATCATGCAAGGTGTTGTCGAACGTCAAGATCGGCGCTATATTTATGTTAACTTAGGTAAGATTGAAGCTGTATTATCAAAACAAGACCAAATACCTAATGAACATTATCAAGCCCACGATCGTATTAAAGTGTATGTAACACGAGTTGAAAATACATCAAAAGGACCGCAAGTATTTGTTAGTCGTACGCATCCAGACTTATTACGCCGCTTATTTGAACAAGAAGTGCCTGAGATTTATGATGGGACTGTTGAAATTGTAAGTATTGCGCGTGAAGCTGGTGATCGTGCTAAGGTTGCAGTTCGTTCTACAGATCCTGATATTGATCCAGTAGGAACGTGTGTGGGACCTAAAGGGCAACGTGTACAAGCCTTAGTAAATGAACTAAAAGGCGAAAACATGGATATTGTTGAATGGAATGAAGATCCAGCAATTTATATTGCTAATGCATTAAATCCTTCAGAAGTTAGTGATGTCATTTTTGACATGGAAAACCCTAAAGTTTGTACAGTCGTAGTACCTGATCATCAATTGTCATTGGCAATCGGTAAACGAGGCCAAAATGCTCGTTTGGCCGCAAAATTGACTGCTTTTAAAATCGATATTAAATCAGAATCTGATATGGAAGAATTTTATGCCCAATTAGATGAAGATAATGATGTTTCTGAAGTTGAAGAATTAGAAGGAACAGAAGATGCCTTGTTGGAAAATGATAGTGAATTTTCTGAGGAAGAAATTGTTTCTAATGAATCAGATGAATCTGAAACAGAATCTTAAGGAGGCTTTTAGATGAAAAAAAGAAAAATTCCTTTACGAAAATCTGTTGTATCTGGAGAAATGATCCCTAAAAAGCAATTGTTGCGTGTTACTCGTTCCAAAGAAGGCGATGTCTCGATTGATCCTACAGGCAAAAAGCCTGGGCGGGGCGCTTATATCGCGATTGAACCAGATGAAGCTCAATTAGCTTGGGACAAACGAATTTTAGATCGTGTATTAGAAACAAAATTGAGCGATGAATTTTATCAAGAATTGCTTGATTACGTTACGCATCAAAAAGCTCGTCGTGAGCTGTTTGGCAATGAATAAACAAAAAGCTTTGAGTATGCTAGGTTTGGCGATGCGTGCGGGAAAGCTTGTGACAGGAGAAGAAATGACTGTTGACAAGATACGTACGCAAAAAGTAAAACTAGCGTTAGTGGCAGAAGATGCTGGTAAAAACACCAAAAAAAAGGTAAAAGATAAAAGTGCCTTTTATCAAGTTCCGTTTGTAGACTGCTTTCATTCATCGGAAATGAGCCAAGCGATTGGCAGAGAACGAATCGTTATCGGTGTGTTAGACAATGGTTTTGCAAACAAAATCGAGGAACTAATATCAAGTTAGGAAAGGTGATTGCATGGGAAAAAAAAGAATATATGAACTTGCAAAAGAAATGAACAAATCAAGCAAAGAAATCGTTGAAGCAGCACAATCGCTAGGATTTGACGTTAATAATCACATGGGCTCACTCTCTGAGTCTGAGGAGCAAAAAGTACGTCAAAACTTAGGTGGACAATCACAAAATAACCAATCATCAAATAAAAAGCCAGCTAACAATCAACAAGGTCCAAAGGAAAAGAAATTCCAAACCCAACGGAATAATCCAAAATTCCAAAATCGCCAAAAACAAACAACACGAACAGCAAAGCCTGCAGCTCAAAATAAATCGGGAAATAATCAAAATCCTCAAGGGCAAAAAAATGATTCTCAGGCAAAACAGCCAACAAGTCATCCGAATAAACAAAATACTCAAACAAATGAACAAAAACAGCGTCAAAATAAACAACAAAATCGTCCGCAAAAACAAGAGGCAACGCAAAAACCTGCTGCAAAGAGCCAGCCGCAACGTCCTGTAAAACAACAGGCGCAAGGACAACAAAATCAACAAGGGCAAAAAGCGCAAGAGGATAAAAGAAAACCAGGCAATAGCAACGATCCACGTAAAAACCGTAATTTTAACAACAATAAGAACAACAGCTTTAATAATAGAAATCGTAATAAGTTTAATAAAAAAGGGAAAAAAGGCAAGCAACAACAGCAAAACAAAAAACCAGCTGCTGTTACTCAACGTAAATTCCATGAATTACCTGAAGTATTAGAATATACAGAAGGCATGAATGTAGCTGATATCGCGAAAAAGATTCGTCGTGAACCAGCTGAAATCATCAAAAAATTATTTATGGTCGGGATTGTAGCTAACCAAAACCAACCCCTTGATAAAGATACGATTGAATTATTGGCTGATGATTATGGGATAAAAGCAGAGGAAAAAGTTGAAGTAGATATTGCTGACATCGATAAATTCTTTGAAACAGAAGAAGTTAACGAAGAAAACTTGATATCACGTCCACCTGTTGTTACGATTATGGGCCACGTCGATCACGGGAAAACAACTTTACTGGATAATTTACGTCATTCTCGCGTGACAAGCGGTGAAGCAGGGGGAATTACCCAACATATCGGTGCTTATCAAATTAACATTGATGATAAACCTATTACATTTTTAGACACACCAGGACACGCGGCCTTTACTAGTATGCGTGCCAGAGGAACGAGTATCACAGATATTACAATTTTAGTGGTTGCAGCAGATGATGGTGTGATGCCACAAACAATCGAAGCAATTAACCATGCTAAAGCTGCAAATGTGCCGATTATTGTGGCAGTTAATAAAATCGATAAGCCAGGTGCTAATACCCAACAAGTTATGCAAGAACTCAGTGAATATGAACTAATTCCAGAAGCTTGGGGCGGCGATACGATCTTTGTAGAAATTTCCGCTAAATTCAATCAAAATATTGAAGAACTACTGGAAATGGTTCTATTGGTCGCTGAAATAGAAGATCTGAAAGCTGATCCTACACAACGTGCCATTGGTTCAGTGATTGAAGCACGTCTTGATAAAGGTAAGGGCCCTGTAGCCACCTTATTGGTACAACAAGGTACATTAAAAGTAGGCGATCCGATCGTTGTTGGTAATACTTATGGTCGTGTACGTGTTATGACCAATGACTTAGGCCGCCGCGACAAATCAGCAAAACCGGCTACTCCGGTTGAAATTAGCGGATTAAACGACGTACCTCAAGCAGGCGATCGTTTTGTAGTATTTGAAGACGAAAAAACAGCTCGTCAGGCAGGTGAAGAACGGGCAAAACGAGCTTTGATAGAACATCGTGCTACCGGTTCACGTGTTACTTTAGACAACTTGTTTGAAAGTCTAAAAGAAGGCGAACTAAAAGAAGTTAATGTGATTATTAAAGCAGACGTACAAGGCTCGGCTGAAGCACTTACTGCTTCATTACAAAAAATTGAAGTAGAAGGCGTGAAAGTAAATATCGTCCACGCAGCAGTTGGAGCTATTAACGAAAGTGATATTACATTAGCGGCGGCCAGCAATGCAATTATTATCGGATTTAATGTACGGCCTACGCCACGAGCAAGACAACAAGCTGAAGCAGAAGAAGTAGATATTCGCTTGCATCGTGTGATTTATCAAGCAATTGATGAAATTGAAACAGCGATGAAGGGCATGCTGGATCCTGAATTTGAAGAAAAAATCACGGGTCAAATGGTTGTGCGTGAAACCTACAATGTTTCTAAAGTTGGTACAATTGCCGGTTGTTATGTAATGGAAGGTTCGATCTATCGTGATAGTGGCGTACGTGTCATTCGTGATGGCATTGTTATTTACGAAGGTAAATTAGCAAGCTTGAAACGTTTTAAAGATGACGCTAAAGAAGTAAAATCTGGCTATGAATGTGGCGCTACCGTTGAAAAATATAATGACCTTAAAGTAGATGACATTATTGAAGGCTTTGTAATGGAAGAAGTCAAAGTAAAATAAGCATAATTTTAAGTAATTAGTGGATATAGGAGGACATCTCATGGCGAATTATCGTGATCGCAGAGTAGCTCAAGAAATACTAAAAGAGGTTAATCGACTTTTGCAAAAAAAAATTCGTGATCCACGAGTTCAAGATGTGACGATTACTGATGTACATGTCACTGGCGATTTGCAACAAGCAACAATTTATTACAGTATTTTATCTGATGATGCTGCGGCGAAAAAAGAAGCACAAACGGGCTTAGAAAAGGCTCGGGGACTAATCCGGCGTGAAGTAGGACATGCGTTAAGTATCTATAAAACGCCTGAGATTTTCTTTGAAATAGACGAATCGGTCGAATACGGTGAAAAAATTGATGAAATGATTCGTGAATTACATGATAATGAAGATTAAAATATAATCAGGTATCTGATGTGCTGATCTCTAAAAGTTAAAATAAAAAACTAACTTTTAGCGGTCGCTACAGTCGGATACCTGTTTTTTTGTGTTTAAAAGCTAAATGTAAAATGGATTGAGGTAAGGTTTTATAGTAACAAAGTAACCACCAATATAAAACGTATTGGAGGGACAACAGCGAAGTAACCACCAATATAAAATGTATTGGAGAGACAACAGCGAAGTAACCACCAATATAAAATGTATTGGAGGGACAACAGCAAAGTAACCACCAATATAAAACGTATTGGAGGCACATCAGCAAAGTAGCCACCGATATGAAATGTATTGGAGGGACAACAGCGAAGTAACCACCAATATAAAATGTATTGGAGGGACAACAGCGAAGTAGCTACCAAAATAAAAATTTTTTGGAGCTAACTTTACTTTCATAAATAGTGAAAAAGTTGCTTTATGTTTTTTGTAAAAGGGTATGTTATACTATTAGAGTTGAAAAAAGAAACGATAAGGAGGACTTATGGACGGAATTTTACCTCTTTGGAAGGAACGCGGCATGACCAGTCATGATTGCGTATTTAAATTAAGAAAGATTTTACATACAAAAAAAGTAGGTCACGGAGGAACCCTTGATCCGGATGTTGATGGCATATTGCCCATTTGTATCGGAAAAGGAACAAAAGTGATTGAATTTTTAACGGACTCGGGAAAAGAGTATGAAGGTGAAATCACCTTAGGTTATGCGACAACTACTGAAGATGTTTCAGGAGAAATTATTCAACGTGATGCGATCACAGCTCCCTTTTCAACTGCTGAAATTGACAAGGTTATGCAGACATTTGTGGGAGAGCTTACCCAGATTCCGCCGATGTATTCAGCGGTAAAAGTGAATGGGAAGCGTCTCTATGAATATGCAAGAAATGGTCAAACGGTGGTTAGACCACAACGCAAGGTACACATTGATTCTTTCGTCCGTACGAGTACTCCTTCTTATCAAGAAGAGAAGAAACTACAATCTTGGCGGTTTAAAGTTGCTTGTGGTAAAGGAACTTACGTCCGGACTTTAGCTGTTGATACTGGGAAAGCTCTCGGCGTAAGTGCACATATGTCTGATTTAACTCGTACGAAAAGTGCTGGTTTCAGCAAAGAACAATCTGTGACTTTAGATCAAGTACAAAAAGCAATGACAGAAGATAAGATCGATGATTTATTATTACCTATTGAATATGGCGTTCAAGGTTTTCAAAGAATCGATATTTCTGACGAATTATGGCAAAAAGTACGAAACGGCATGCGTCTACCTTACCAAGCTTTTCAGTTAGCAGAAATGCCAACAGAACCTGTGGCTGTTTTTTATCAAAATCAAGTGGTAAGTTTGTATGAACCCAATAAAAATGAAAAAAATGGCTTAAAACCATTGAAAGTATTACAGAACTGAATTAGTTAGGAGATTAGTGTTTTATGAAAGTCATTGAATTTAGACATCCTTATACAAAAGATATAGTCCCTGATGAGGATGTTGTTTTAGTGTTAGGTTTTTTTGATGGTGTGCATAAAGGCCATCAAAAAGTGATTGAAACTGGTAGAAAAATTGCGGATAAACAAGGATTAAAGTTGGCAGTAATGACCTTTAACCAACATCCTTCCATTGTTTTTCAAAAGGTGAAACCAAATGAAATGAAGTATTTAACTAATTTAGAACAGAAAAATCAATTAATGGCGAATTTAGGAGTAGATTATTTATATGTTGTAGAGTTCACTTCTTTATTCGCAAGTTTAAGTCCGCAGGCGTTTGTAGATCAATATATTGTTGATTTACATGCAAAATATGCTGTTGCTGGTTTTGACTATACATATGGTCCTAAAGATGTGGCAGATATGAATCATCTTCCGCAATATTCCAAAGGACGTTTTGAAGTGGTAGCTGTTTCTAAAGAAACACAAGATGGCAGCAAAGTAAGTTCGACGCGCATCAGAGAAAGTTTGGACCAAGGTGATATGGAAACGGCTGCTAGTTTGTTAGGTTACACCTATGAAATTGATGGAACAGTCGTTCATGGCGATGCTAGAGGACGTACTTTAGGCTTTCCTACTGCTAATATCAAAACTGAAAGTACTACACGTTTACCCAAAGAAGGGGTTTATGCTTCTGAAATTAAAGTAGGAAATAAGTGGTATCCTGCAATGGGTTCCATTGGTCATAACGATACTTTTGAAAAAGGCCGACAGTTAACAGTTGAAGTATACATTTTAGACTTTGCGCAAGATATTTATGGCGAACAAGTTAGCGTGCGTTGGAATCACCTTTTGCGTGATCAAGTGGCATTTAACAGTGCAGACGAATTAGTCCAACAGTTAAAGAATGACGAAACAGATACACGTTGCTATTTTATGACGATGAAGAATTGATGGAAAATAGTAAAAATGGGGGGAGTACTTAGTTAGCCCCTACTTAAATAAATAACTCGTAAAAAAAGAGTGGCCACAAAAGTTAAATTAAAACTTCTGTTGCCACTCTTTTTTATTCAGATGATTCCTCATTTTTAATCACTTGCTTTACTTGAAATTCGGTTGCTTGGTCATTTTCAGAATCAGCGTCGGAAAAATCAAACAGTAAGTATTTGCCACTGTTATCTTGCACAACGACTAATTTATTATCGAGCCCGCGTTTGTCTTTTTCGATTTGAACTTTTTTCATCAGTTCTTCTTGGTCGACTGTTGATGTCAAAGCATTACCGCGGTTAAAAAAGATGGTTTCTTCCATAGTTGTCGTCCTCCTTGTTGTTATCCTGGTGTTAACTTAAGCCTAAGTCATAGAGGCTGACTTGTCAAAAAATATTGCTAACCGCTTTTGTGGTATATGTTATTTTATGGTAAAATTAAGTGTGAAACGCTCACAAGGAGGGTGATTTAAAATTGGATAAAAGAAACCGAAATCTCTTATTATTAATTATCGCAGCAGTGATTTTCGTTATTGCTGTACCAACTGTTCTGACATATAATCGATTAGCTTCAGCTGAAAATAATGTTGATGCGAGTTGGTCGCAAGTGGAAAATGTAATGCAAAGAAGAGCAGATCTTGTGCCCAACTTAGTAGAATCGGTGCAAGGCAGTATGAGTCAAGAACAAGAAATTTTTGGTAATATTGCTGAAGCTAGACAATCTTATAATGAGGCAGATACGCCTGAAGAAACCGTTGCAGCCAACGATGAATTATCTGGAGAACTTTCAACTATGGTGAATGTCAT contains:
- the infB gene encoding translation initiation factor IF-2 — translated: MGKKRIYELAKEMNKSSKEIVEAAQSLGFDVNNHMGSLSESEEQKVRQNLGGQSQNNQSSNKKPANNQQGPKEKKFQTQRNNPKFQNRQKQTTRTAKPAAQNKSGNNQNPQGQKNDSQAKQPTSHPNKQNTQTNEQKQRQNKQQNRPQKQEATQKPAAKSQPQRPVKQQAQGQQNQQGQKAQEDKRKPGNSNDPRKNRNFNNNKNNSFNNRNRNKFNKKGKKGKQQQQNKKPAAVTQRKFHELPEVLEYTEGMNVADIAKKIRREPAEIIKKLFMVGIVANQNQPLDKDTIELLADDYGIKAEEKVEVDIADIDKFFETEEVNEENLISRPPVVTIMGHVDHGKTTLLDNLRHSRVTSGEAGGITQHIGAYQINIDDKPITFLDTPGHAAFTSMRARGTSITDITILVVAADDGVMPQTIEAINHAKAANVPIIVAVNKIDKPGANTQQVMQELSEYELIPEAWGGDTIFVEISAKFNQNIEELLEMVLLVAEIEDLKADPTQRAIGSVIEARLDKGKGPVATLLVQQGTLKVGDPIVVGNTYGRVRVMTNDLGRRDKSAKPATPVEISGLNDVPQAGDRFVVFEDEKTARQAGEERAKRALIEHRATGSRVTLDNLFESLKEGELKEVNVIIKADVQGSAEALTASLQKIEVEGVKVNIVHAAVGAINESDITLAAASNAIIIGFNVRPTPRARQQAEAEEVDIRLHRVIYQAIDEIETAMKGMLDPEFEEKITGQMVVRETYNVSKVGTIAGCYVMEGSIYRDSGVRVIRDGIVIYEGKLASLKRFKDDAKEVKSGYECGATVEKYNDLKVDDIIEGFVMEEVKVK
- the rbfA gene encoding 30S ribosome-binding factor RbfA encodes the protein MANYRDRRVAQEILKEVNRLLQKKIRDPRVQDVTITDVHVTGDLQQATIYYSILSDDAAAKKEAQTGLEKARGLIRREVGHALSIYKTPEIFFEIDESVEYGEKIDEMIRELHDNED
- the truB gene encoding tRNA pseudouridine(55) synthase TruB, whose amino-acid sequence is MDGILPLWKERGMTSHDCVFKLRKILHTKKVGHGGTLDPDVDGILPICIGKGTKVIEFLTDSGKEYEGEITLGYATTTEDVSGEIIQRDAITAPFSTAEIDKVMQTFVGELTQIPPMYSAVKVNGKRLYEYARNGQTVVRPQRKVHIDSFVRTSTPSYQEEKKLQSWRFKVACGKGTYVRTLAVDTGKALGVSAHMSDLTRTKSAGFSKEQSVTLDQVQKAMTEDKIDDLLLPIEYGVQGFQRIDISDELWQKVRNGMRLPYQAFQLAEMPTEPVAVFYQNQVVSLYEPNKNEKNGLKPLKVLQN
- the ribF gene encoding riboflavin biosynthesis protein RibF; translation: MKVIEFRHPYTKDIVPDEDVVLVLGFFDGVHKGHQKVIETGRKIADKQGLKLAVMTFNQHPSIVFQKVKPNEMKYLTNLEQKNQLMANLGVDYLYVVEFTSLFASLSPQAFVDQYIVDLHAKYAVAGFDYTYGPKDVADMNHLPQYSKGRFEVVAVSKETQDGSKVSSTRIRESLDQGDMETAASLLGYTYEIDGTVVHGDARGRTLGFPTANIKTESTTRLPKEGVYASEIKVGNKWYPAMGSIGHNDTFEKGRQLTVEVYILDFAQDIYGEQVSVRWNHLLRDQVAFNSADELVQQLKNDETDTRCYFMTMKN
- a CDS encoding LemA family protein; protein product: MDKRNRNLLLLIIAAVIFVIAVPTVLTYNRLASAENNVDASWSQVENVMQRRADLVPNLVESVQGSMSQEQEIFGNIAEARQSYNEADTPEETVAANDELSGELSTMVNVIREDYPELGSNDNVQTLMSQLEGTENRISTERRRYIQSVNEYNQLLVRFPNNLVANLFNFDRKDNFEAEEGAQEVPEVDFDIDTSE